The DNA window CACCGGCGTCTCCCCGCACCCCCGGCTACCCGCCGTGGTGCCCGGAGGCGACTACGTGTCCACCGGCGACGGTACCCGCGACTGCGACGCCCACGGCACGCTGGTGGCCGCGATGATCGCCGCCGCAACGGATTCCGCGGGACGGGGCGGGGTCGCACCCGATGCCACCGTGATCGGCATCCGTCAGTCCAGCGCGAAGTTCGCCCCTACCGCGGACCGGTCCCGCACCGGCGTCGGGGACGTCGACACGCTGGCCAGAGCCGTCCGCACGGCCGCCGATCTCGGCGCCTCGGTGATCAACATCTCCGCGGTCGCCTGCGTTCCGGCCTCCTCCGTGCTCGATGACCGGGCGCTGGGCGCCGCGCTGAGCTACGCCGTCGACGTCAAGAACGCCGTCGTCGTCGCCGCGGCGGGCAACACCGGCGGCCCGGGTCAGTGTCCCACCCAGAAGCAGGACGTCACCTGGGACACCGCCACGGTCGCGGTCAGTCCGGCCTGGTACGACGACTACGTGCTGACGGTCGGTTCGGTGAACGCCGCAGGAGCGCCGTCGCCGTTCACGCTGGCCGGCCCCTGGGTGGACGTCGCCGCGACCGGCGAGCAGGTGAGCCCGCTCGGGTGCACGGTATCGGGCACCAGCTTCGCTGCGCCCGTCGTCAGCGGGGTGGCGGCGTTGATCCGGGCCCGCTTCCCGGCGCTGACCGCGCGGCAGGTGATGCGGCGCATCGAGTCGACCGCGCACCACCCGCCCGCCGGGCGCGATCCACTCGTCGGTCACGGGACGGTCGATGCCCTGGCCGCAG is part of the Mycobacterium sp. HUMS_12744610 genome and encodes:
- the mycP gene encoding type VII secretion-associated serine protease mycosin, whose product is MTPSRAGRLLAVTALVGLCQLGTPAVHAVSPPQVDDRWLPPPTPPAPPAPTAQRDVCAPLTSGPAPAADPLADLDLPRVWRLTRGAGQRVAVIDTGVSPHPRLPAVVPGGDYVSTGDGTRDCDAHGTLVAAMIAAATDSAGRGGVAPDATVIGIRQSSAKFAPTADRSRTGVGDVDTLARAVRTAADLGASVINISAVACVPASSVLDDRALGAALSYAVDVKNAVVVAAAGNTGGPGQCPTQKQDVTWDTATVAVSPAWYDDYVLTVGSVNAAGAPSPFTLAGPWVDVAATGEQVSPLGCTVSGTSFAAPVVSGVAALIRARFPALTARQVMRRIESTAHHPPAGRDPLVGHGTVDALAAVSTDSGPPGAPAAAAPSATPTPAAPSTSPNRDARNTALGGAAICLIALAARAARSRRRHPGPPTRRAG